The following are from one region of the Achromobacter xylosoxidans genome:
- a CDS encoding glutathione S-transferase family protein — protein MSRWTFYSAPGTCALATHIALHEAGADFDLVKLDMGAGQQQSPEYLRVNPKGRVPALATEHGVLTETPALLAFVAQSFPAAQLAPVDDPFAFARMQELASYLASTAHVAHAHKRRGARWADDPAAHAAMQAKVPQTMTACAAYLESQIVGPWAAGERYSVVDGYLFTIGSWLEGDGVDLAQFPKLAAYLARVAARPAVQRARAEAQAS, from the coding sequence ATGTCCCGTTGGACTTTTTACTCAGCCCCTGGCACCTGTGCGCTGGCGACGCATATCGCCTTGCATGAAGCGGGCGCCGATTTCGACCTGGTCAAGCTCGACATGGGCGCCGGGCAGCAGCAGAGCCCCGAGTACCTGCGCGTCAATCCCAAGGGCCGCGTGCCGGCGCTGGCGACCGAGCACGGCGTGCTGACCGAGACCCCTGCCCTGCTCGCCTTCGTGGCGCAGAGCTTTCCGGCCGCGCAGCTGGCGCCGGTCGACGATCCCTTCGCCTTCGCGCGCATGCAGGAGCTGGCGAGCTATCTGGCGTCCACCGCCCACGTGGCCCACGCGCACAAGCGCCGCGGCGCGCGCTGGGCCGACGATCCGGCCGCGCACGCCGCCATGCAGGCCAAGGTGCCGCAGACCATGACCGCCTGCGCCGCCTATCTGGAATCGCAGATTGTCGGTCCCTGGGCTGCGGGCGAGCGCTACAGCGTGGTCGACGGCTATCTCTTTACGATAGGCAGCTGGTTGGAGGGCGACGGCGTCGACCTTGCGCAGTTCCCCAAGCTCGCGGCCTATCTGGCCCGGGTCGCGGCAAGACCCGCCGTGCAGCGCGCACGGGCCGAAGCCCAGGCTTCCTGA
- a CDS encoding helix-turn-helix transcriptional regulator, translating to MKKKIEPSFDAAMALARLGANIRTARLRRAETESMLAARMGVSRATVTRLERGDGGVSLALAIEALLQYGYADQVYALGDPDLDGVGKRLDAVRRPSRGSGKTPNTHRADPTQL from the coding sequence ATGAAAAAGAAGATCGAACCCAGCTTCGATGCCGCCATGGCGCTTGCGCGCCTTGGCGCCAACATCCGCACCGCCCGGTTGCGCCGCGCCGAAACCGAGTCCATGCTGGCTGCCCGCATGGGCGTGTCGCGCGCCACGGTCACGCGCCTGGAACGCGGCGACGGCGGCGTGTCCCTGGCGCTGGCCATTGAAGCCCTGCTGCAGTACGGCTATGCGGACCAGGTCTACGCCCTGGGCGACCCCGACCTGGACGGCGTAGGCAAACGCCTGGACGCGGTGCGCCGGCCCAGCCGGGGCAGCGGCAAAACGCCCAACACGCACCGCGCCGATCCTACCCAGCTGTAG
- a CDS encoding DUF2214 domain-containing protein, with protein sequence MPELLRLALEQLETLPPSIWLRRWSTLYLLVNAAHIGAIGLLIGSIVPLDLRLLGLLKPGPLAVLAPVFARTAAAGLALAVLTGAMLFSVQPLEYLANPAFGIKMGLLATAAANAVLARRSKAWQTVQGEGRATGAMRVRAGASLFLWLACLVAGRWIGFLS encoded by the coding sequence ATGCCTGAGCTGCTGCGCCTTGCGCTCGAACAGCTTGAGACCCTGCCGCCGTCGATCTGGCTGCGGCGGTGGAGCACGCTGTACCTGCTGGTGAACGCCGCCCACATCGGCGCCATCGGCCTGCTCATAGGCTCCATCGTTCCGCTGGACCTGCGCCTGCTGGGGCTGCTCAAGCCCGGACCGCTGGCTGTGCTGGCGCCCGTGTTCGCCAGGACCGCGGCGGCGGGCTTGGCGCTGGCGGTATTGACGGGCGCCATGCTCTTCAGCGTCCAGCCGCTGGAATACCTGGCGAATCCCGCGTTCGGAATCAAGATGGGCCTGTTGGCCACGGCTGCGGCCAATGCCGTGCTCGCGCGCCGCAGCAAAGCCTGGCAGACGGTGCAGGGCGAAGGCAGGGCGACGGGCGCCATGCGCGTGCGCGCAGGCGCCTCGCTATTTCTATGGCTGGCCTGCCTGGTGGCGGGGCGCTGGATCGGGTTCCTGTCTTAG
- a CDS encoding DUF6152 family protein, whose product MKLSIRVATAALALSGLMGLAPAAMAHHGWSWAESEQMTLQGTVQQVQIAPPHPWLDVRADDGVWRVELGNPTQTKDAGFVEGSAKPGDAITAIGNRDRESDAKRMKAVQIKVGGKTYDIYPSRIKKP is encoded by the coding sequence ATGAAGCTATCCATACGCGTGGCCACGGCAGCGCTGGCGCTTTCCGGACTGATGGGCCTGGCGCCCGCCGCGATGGCGCATCACGGCTGGTCTTGGGCCGAATCCGAACAGATGACGCTGCAAGGCACGGTCCAGCAAGTGCAGATTGCGCCCCCGCATCCCTGGCTGGACGTGCGCGCCGACGACGGCGTCTGGCGCGTGGAGCTGGGCAATCCCACCCAGACCAAGGACGCCGGATTCGTCGAAGGCTCCGCCAAGCCGGGCGACGCCATCACCGCCATCGGCAACCGCGACCGAGAGTCGGACGCCAAGCGCATGAAGGCCGTCCAGATCAAGGTGGGCGGCAAGACGTACGACATTTATCCCAGCCGCATCAAGAAGCCCTGA
- a CDS encoding YceI family protein — translation MKHTYAAFLAASLLALGSLPAHAAPVDYQIDPEHTEVVVTWDHLGFSKPTAHAGAVTGVIRYDAAQPAKSAVDLRVPVARLTSHVPKLDEMLQGAEFFQAAKYPEIQFKSTSVADHGNGNLSISGVLRIKDIEKPVVLQARQNKQGIHPMAQRPAIGFDAMTVVKRSDFGVDAFAPGVSDEVQLRITVEAVADAAR, via the coding sequence ATGAAGCACACCTACGCAGCATTTCTGGCCGCCTCGCTGCTGGCCTTGGGCAGCCTGCCGGCGCACGCCGCGCCCGTGGACTACCAGATCGACCCGGAACACACGGAAGTCGTGGTGACTTGGGACCACCTGGGTTTCTCCAAGCCCACCGCGCATGCCGGGGCCGTGACGGGCGTCATCCGCTACGACGCCGCTCAACCCGCGAAGTCGGCCGTCGACCTGCGCGTGCCGGTGGCGCGCCTGACGTCGCACGTGCCCAAGCTGGACGAAATGCTGCAAGGCGCCGAGTTCTTCCAGGCGGCCAAGTATCCGGAGATCCAGTTCAAGAGCACCTCGGTGGCCGACCACGGTAATGGCAATCTCAGCATCAGCGGCGTCCTGCGCATCAAGGACATCGAAAAGCCGGTGGTGTTGCAGGCGCGCCAGAACAAGCAAGGCATCCATCCGATGGCGCAGCGTCCCGCCATCGGCTTTGACGCCATGACGGTCGTCAAGCGCAGCGATTTCGGCGTGGATGCGTTCGCGCCAGGCGTGAGCGACGAGGTGCAACTGCGCATCACGGTCGAGGCCGTGGCCGACGCCGCGCGCTGA
- a CDS encoding LD-carboxypeptidase, producing MPALKPGARIAIVAPASAALDAADEAAEWLSARGYVPQVMPAARSRLDAPYDYLAGSDADRLADLHAAFAAPDIGAVWCLQGGFGSWRLLDQLDFDLLRRHPKPFIGYSDITALHLAMQRRAGFVTFHGPMLAQDLLAGKREPTESNLLSMISGQVGQGAWITPPPYATATELIPGTATGRLIGGNLALIGALIGSDSEIDTSGAILFIEDVNEALPRIDRLLSQLAAAGKFDDLKGVLVGNFTRILGVPGDDAQAQGLLYPLILDQFRSRGIPVLAGWPSGHGDPNLTLPLGAQVTLDTGRGGLRLEQAVAV from the coding sequence GTGCCCGCGCTCAAGCCCGGCGCGCGCATCGCCATCGTGGCGCCCGCGTCCGCCGCGCTGGATGCCGCGGACGAAGCGGCCGAATGGCTGTCCGCGCGCGGCTACGTGCCGCAGGTCATGCCGGCCGCGCGTTCACGGCTGGACGCCCCCTATGACTATCTGGCGGGATCGGACGCCGACCGGTTGGCCGACCTGCATGCGGCGTTCGCCGCGCCCGATATCGGCGCCGTCTGGTGCCTGCAGGGCGGCTTTGGTTCCTGGCGCCTGCTGGATCAGCTGGACTTCGATCTGCTGCGCCGCCACCCCAAGCCGTTCATCGGCTATAGCGACATCACGGCCCTGCACCTGGCCATGCAGCGCCGCGCCGGTTTCGTCACGTTCCACGGGCCGATGCTGGCGCAGGACCTGCTGGCCGGCAAGCGCGAACCCACCGAATCGAACCTGCTGTCCATGATCAGCGGCCAGGTGGGGCAGGGGGCGTGGATCACGCCGCCGCCTTACGCCACCGCCACGGAACTGATACCGGGCACGGCGACCGGACGGCTGATCGGCGGCAATCTGGCGCTGATCGGCGCACTGATCGGGTCCGATAGCGAAATCGACACCAGCGGCGCCATTCTTTTCATCGAGGACGTCAACGAAGCCTTGCCTCGCATCGACCGGCTGTTGAGCCAGTTGGCTGCGGCGGGCAAGTTCGATGACCTCAAGGGAGTGCTGGTCGGCAACTTCACGCGCATCCTGGGCGTGCCGGGCGACGATGCCCAGGCGCAGGGGCTGCTGTACCCGCTGATACTCGACCAGTTCCGCTCGCGCGGCATTCCGGTGCTGGCCGGATGGCCCAGCGGCCATGGCGATCCGAACCTGACCTTGCCGCTGGGCGCACAGGTCACGCTGGACACGGGGCGTGGCGGATTGCGGCTGGAGCAAGCAGTGGCGGTGTGA
- a CDS encoding TonB-dependent copper receptor has product MTINQEFLRLSCLAAAVAASFPAWPQAAGTPDVYTTDPVVITGVEPSAPLTFTTDPKIPRQPLPASDGTDYLKTIPGFSAIRNGGTNGDPVLRGMFGSRLNLLTNGTSMPGACPARMDAPSSYISPENFDQLTVIKGPQTVLWGPGASAGTVKFDRDTPRFTAAGVRFDGSLTGGSFGRNDQAADLTLGNDKVYTRITANHSHSQDYKDGDGNTVPSRWDKWNADLTLGYTPDADTLYELTAGTGDGEARYAGRGMDGSQFKRESFGLRFEKRNLGPVLGKVEAQLYYNYADHVMDNYTLRAPDPMSAMPMAMAADVDRATWGGRYAGTWELSPDVSLVTGLDFQQSRHRSRSGTDTVPYSSQSWVKDADFSNTGLFGELTWRAAQDSRVIGGARIDWASAKDFRQGTGSMMMPMPNPTADERRKDTLPSGFLRYEQDLATLPATVYVGLGHVERFPDYWELFSPDQGPAGSVNAFQGVKPEKTTQLDFGAQYKTEALDAWFSGYAGYVNDFILFSYTSGGMMGPASQASNVDARIAGGELGVSYKPAPAWKLGATLAYAWGENRSDGRALPQMPPLEARLSAAYDDGTWSAGALWRIVAAQRRYALNEGNVVGKDFGPSAGFGVFSVNGGYAVNKQVRLSLGVDNLFNKTYSEHLNLAGNAGFGYAANTAVNEPGRTVWARVSFKY; this is encoded by the coding sequence ATGACCATTAACCAAGAATTCCTGCGCCTGAGTTGCCTGGCCGCCGCAGTGGCCGCCTCATTTCCCGCCTGGCCCCAAGCCGCCGGCACGCCCGACGTCTACACCACCGATCCCGTGGTCATCACGGGCGTAGAACCCAGCGCGCCGTTGACCTTCACCACGGATCCCAAGATCCCGCGCCAGCCGCTGCCGGCCAGCGACGGGACCGACTATCTGAAGACGATTCCCGGCTTCTCGGCCATCCGCAATGGCGGCACCAACGGCGATCCCGTGCTGCGGGGCATGTTCGGCTCGCGCCTGAATCTGCTGACCAACGGCACGTCCATGCCAGGCGCCTGCCCGGCGCGCATGGACGCGCCCAGTTCCTATATCTCGCCCGAGAACTTCGACCAGCTCACGGTCATCAAGGGGCCGCAGACGGTGCTGTGGGGACCCGGCGCGTCCGCCGGCACGGTCAAGTTCGACCGCGACACGCCTCGCTTCACGGCGGCCGGCGTGCGATTCGACGGCAGCCTGACGGGCGGCTCGTTCGGCCGCAACGACCAGGCCGCCGATCTGACCTTGGGCAACGACAAGGTCTACACGCGCATCACCGCCAACCATTCCCACTCCCAGGACTACAAGGACGGCGACGGCAACACCGTGCCTTCGCGCTGGGACAAGTGGAACGCCGACCTGACCCTGGGCTACACGCCTGACGCCGACACGCTGTACGAACTGACCGCGGGCACGGGCGATGGCGAAGCGCGCTATGCCGGCCGCGGCATGGACGGCTCCCAGTTCAAGCGCGAGAGCTTCGGCCTGCGTTTCGAGAAGCGCAACCTGGGGCCCGTGCTGGGCAAGGTCGAAGCGCAGCTGTACTACAACTACGCCGACCATGTGATGGACAACTACACGCTGCGCGCGCCGGACCCCATGAGCGCCATGCCCATGGCCATGGCGGCCGACGTGGACCGCGCGACCTGGGGCGGCCGCTACGCCGGCACCTGGGAACTTTCGCCGGATGTCAGCCTGGTCACCGGCCTGGATTTCCAGCAGAGCCGCCATCGCTCGCGCAGCGGCACCGACACGGTGCCGTACAGCAGCCAGAGCTGGGTCAAGGACGCCGACTTTTCCAACACCGGGTTGTTCGGCGAACTGACCTGGCGCGCCGCGCAGGACAGCCGCGTCATCGGCGGGGCGCGGATCGACTGGGCCTCGGCCAAGGACTTCCGCCAGGGCACAGGCTCGATGATGATGCCCATGCCCAATCCCACTGCGGATGAACGCCGCAAGGACACGCTGCCCAGCGGCTTCCTGCGATATGAGCAGGATCTGGCCACGCTGCCGGCCACGGTCTATGTGGGCCTGGGCCACGTCGAGCGCTTCCCCGATTACTGGGAGCTGTTCTCTCCGGACCAGGGGCCTGCCGGGTCCGTCAACGCCTTCCAGGGGGTGAAGCCCGAGAAAACCACCCAGCTGGATTTCGGCGCGCAGTATAAGACCGAAGCACTGGACGCCTGGTTCTCAGGCTACGCGGGTTACGTCAATGACTTCATCCTGTTCAGCTACACCTCGGGCGGCATGATGGGTCCGGCGTCGCAGGCCAGCAATGTCGATGCGCGCATTGCTGGCGGCGAACTCGGCGTCTCATACAAGCCCGCGCCCGCGTGGAAGCTGGGAGCCACGCTCGCGTATGCCTGGGGCGAGAACCGCAGCGACGGCAGGGCGCTGCCGCAGATGCCGCCGCTGGAGGCCAGGCTAAGCGCCGCCTACGATGACGGCACCTGGTCGGCCGGGGCGCTGTGGCGCATCGTGGCCGCGCAAAGGCGCTACGCCTTGAACGAGGGCAACGTCGTGGGCAAGGACTTCGGCCCAAGCGCGGGCTTCGGCGTTTTCTCCGTCAACGGCGGCTACGCGGTCAACAAGCAGGTCCGCCTGTCGCTGGGTGTGGACAATCTGTTCAACAAGACCTACAGCGAACACTTGAACCTGGCCGGAAATGCGGGTTTCGGCTATGCCGCCAACACCGCAGTCAATGAACCGGGCCGCACCGTCTGGGCGCGCGTGAGCTTCAAGTACTGA
- a CDS encoding SAM-dependent methyltransferase has translation MHIAIQSFGSAARTAVPPLRGALIASAAALALACAPLPSLAATAQPSEQKEYVPDVGQDGKDVIWVPTPQALVDTMLDMAKVTPKDRLMDLGSGDGRTVITAAQRGLTAQGIEYNPDLVELSRRNAQRAGVADRATFVTADLFATDLSQADVITMFLLSTINEKLRPKLLELAPGTRIVSNSFRMGDWEPDAEETIRQDCNTYCTALLWIVPAKVAGNWEVDGQPLQLEQRYQRLSGKLGGAPISEARLNGAEISFVANGVRYTGTVNGKQMSGNAAGGGNWSAKRV, from the coding sequence ATGCACATCGCGATTCAATCCTTCGGATCCGCCGCCCGTACCGCCGTGCCGCCGTTGCGCGGCGCCTTGATCGCGTCGGCAGCCGCGCTGGCGCTGGCATGCGCTCCGCTGCCGTCGCTGGCCGCCACCGCGCAGCCCTCGGAACAGAAAGAGTACGTGCCCGACGTCGGTCAGGACGGCAAGGACGTCATCTGGGTGCCTACGCCCCAGGCCCTGGTCGATACCATGCTGGACATGGCCAAGGTCACGCCCAAGGACAGATTGATGGACCTGGGCTCGGGCGATGGACGCACCGTCATTACCGCGGCCCAGCGCGGCCTGACGGCCCAGGGCATCGAGTACAACCCGGATCTGGTCGAACTGTCGCGCCGCAACGCGCAGCGCGCCGGCGTTGCCGACCGCGCCACCTTCGTGACGGCGGACCTGTTCGCCACCGATTTGTCGCAGGCGGACGTGATCACCATGTTCCTGCTGTCGACCATCAACGAAAAGCTGCGGCCCAAGCTGCTGGAACTGGCGCCGGGCACCCGCATCGTGTCGAACTCCTTCCGCATGGGCGATTGGGAGCCGGACGCCGAGGAAACCATCCGGCAGGACTGCAACACCTACTGCACGGCGCTCCTGTGGATCGTGCCCGCCAAGGTGGCGGGCAACTGGGAGGTGGACGGCCAGCCCCTGCAGCTGGAGCAGCGCTACCAGCGCCTGTCGGGCAAGCTGGGCGGCGCGCCGATTTCGGAGGCGCGGCTGAACGGCGCCGAAATCTCCTTTGTCGCCAACGGCGTGCGCTATACCGGGACGGTGAACGGCAAGCAGATGAGCGGCAACGCCGCCGGCGGGGGGAACTGGTCGGCCAAGCGGGTGTAA
- a CDS encoding APC family permease yields the protein MDATMVLVGVVIGIGIFGFPPLVAQHAGSEAMYIALWCAGGLVMLVGALCYGELGSAYPGAGGEYLYLTRAWGRQVGLMFAWARCSVIQTGAIAVVAYIYGDYAQRLAPLGPYGPALHAAISVVALTALNVAGTRYSKRLQWVFTALTVAALAAVLIASLAAAGDSPLRSDAEPMPLTGNTAGLLGMGMVFVLLTYGGWNEAAYLSGELRDPGRNMSRVLLIGTLLVTGAYVLTNLALLEIFGLQGLRDTPALGADVMQLAAGPYAAALLSLTICATALSTINGTIITGARVYCALGRDVPRLRALAAWNAQGETPASALLVQGAITLALIALGAFSQNSVQTLVAYTAPVFWIFMLLVAASVWRLRRIDPDRPRPFRVPLYPLPPLLLALTCAGLVVSSAMYAGAGALIGLAVLAAGLPLLRLLGPAQPRA from the coding sequence ATGGATGCCACCATGGTGCTGGTAGGCGTGGTGATCGGGATCGGCATATTCGGCTTTCCGCCGCTGGTGGCGCAGCACGCGGGTTCCGAGGCGATGTACATCGCCTTATGGTGCGCGGGCGGCCTGGTGATGCTGGTTGGCGCGCTTTGCTACGGCGAGCTGGGTTCGGCCTATCCCGGCGCGGGCGGCGAATACCTGTATCTGACGCGGGCCTGGGGGCGGCAGGTGGGACTGATGTTCGCCTGGGCGCGTTGCTCTGTCATCCAGACCGGCGCCATCGCCGTGGTCGCCTATATCTATGGCGATTACGCGCAACGGCTCGCGCCCCTCGGTCCGTACGGCCCTGCCCTGCACGCGGCGATATCGGTGGTGGCGCTGACCGCCTTGAACGTGGCGGGAACGCGCTATTCCAAGCGGCTGCAATGGGTATTCACCGCGCTGACGGTGGCGGCCCTGGCGGCGGTGCTGATCGCCAGCCTGGCCGCCGCGGGAGACAGCCCGCTGCGCAGCGATGCCGAACCGATGCCTTTGACCGGCAATACCGCGGGCCTGCTGGGCATGGGCATGGTGTTCGTGCTGCTGACCTACGGCGGCTGGAACGAAGCCGCTTATCTCAGCGGCGAGCTGCGCGACCCGGGCCGCAACATGAGCCGGGTGCTGCTGATCGGCACGCTGCTGGTGACGGGCGCGTACGTGTTGACCAACCTGGCGCTGCTGGAGATCTTCGGCCTGCAGGGACTGCGCGATACGCCAGCGCTGGGGGCGGACGTGATGCAGCTGGCGGCCGGCCCCTACGCAGCCGCCCTGCTCAGCCTGACGATCTGCGCCACGGCGCTCAGCACCATCAACGGCACCATCATCACCGGGGCGCGGGTGTATTGCGCCCTGGGCCGCGACGTGCCGCGGCTGCGCGCGCTGGCGGCGTGGAACGCGCAAGGCGAGACGCCCGCTTCCGCGCTGCTGGTCCAGGGCGCGATCACGCTTGCGCTGATCGCGCTAGGCGCCTTCAGCCAGAACAGCGTGCAGACCCTGGTCGCCTACACCGCGCCGGTGTTCTGGATCTTCATGCTGCTGGTTGCGGCCTCGGTGTGGCGGCTGCGGCGCATCGATCCGGACCGGCCGCGCCCGTTCCGCGTGCCGCTCTATCCCTTGCCCCCGCTGTTGCTGGCGCTGACCTGCGCGGGCCTGGTGGTGTCCAGCGCCATGTACGCCGGCGCCGGCGCGCTGATCGGGCTGGCGGTGCTGGCGGCGGGCCTGCCGCTGCTGCGCCTGCTGGGTCCCGCGCAGCCGCGGGCCTGA
- a CDS encoding type II toxin-antitoxin system HipA family toxin, translating into MKARKHKSVESELYVYVDIRGEAVLAGLLTLDDSDESRFYAEFTYVQSYVNDPRAFALDPLNLPLVDARTTFRTESRYETLGAIFDAAPDAWGRNVMRVDNAGARVTEDEVLLKGRGMGVGALFFSARRLTPNMRKTYRLPELSQVESLADLLADIDQGVKPKGLYRDILGSSWDIGGARPKTIVRDERGEMWIAKFPRKGDSYDRQRVEYANLQMARAIGMTVPEIRLAETHLGAVLLTHRFDRELLPAGQGATPIVARRHFLSGAALISPSAQIGKRELDEARGKATYSYARLADVTRRISSNPVQDLKELYARMVLNVAVHNTDDHLKNVGFVKDEGAQTYRLSPLFDVVTQEGSARHYLHIGAAGRESSFQNCLSEYRRFGLRSEAVARAILEHVREVVAQRQRYYGMAGMTAQEIGYVEASLMAWRHAA; encoded by the coding sequence GTGAAAGCAAGAAAACACAAATCGGTGGAGAGCGAGCTGTATGTCTATGTCGACATCCGCGGCGAGGCCGTGCTCGCCGGCCTGCTGACGCTGGACGATTCGGACGAAAGCCGCTTCTACGCCGAATTCACCTATGTGCAGTCCTACGTGAACGACCCGCGCGCCTTTGCGCTGGATCCGCTGAACCTGCCGCTGGTGGATGCGCGCACCACCTTCCGCACCGAAAGCCGCTACGAAACGCTGGGCGCGATCTTTGACGCCGCGCCCGACGCCTGGGGCCGCAACGTCATGCGCGTGGACAACGCCGGCGCTCGCGTGACCGAGGACGAAGTGCTGCTCAAGGGCCGCGGCATGGGCGTGGGGGCCTTGTTCTTCAGCGCCCGCCGGCTCACGCCGAACATGCGCAAGACCTACCGCCTGCCGGAACTCAGCCAGGTGGAATCGCTTGCCGATCTGCTCGCCGACATCGACCAGGGCGTCAAGCCCAAGGGCCTGTACCGCGACATCCTGGGCAGTTCCTGGGACATCGGCGGCGCGCGCCCCAAGACCATCGTGCGCGACGAGCGCGGCGAAATGTGGATCGCCAAGTTTCCGCGCAAGGGGGATTCCTACGACCGCCAGCGCGTCGAGTACGCCAACCTGCAGATGGCGCGCGCCATCGGCATGACGGTGCCCGAGATCCGCCTGGCAGAAACGCATCTGGGCGCGGTCCTGCTGACGCACCGCTTCGACCGCGAACTGCTGCCGGCCGGACAGGGCGCAACCCCGATCGTCGCGCGCCGCCATTTCCTCAGCGGCGCAGCGCTGATCAGCCCCTCGGCGCAGATCGGCAAGCGCGAGCTCGACGAGGCGCGCGGCAAGGCCACGTATTCCTACGCGCGGCTGGCGGACGTCACGCGCCGGATTTCGTCCAACCCGGTGCAGGACCTGAAAGAGCTGTACGCGCGCATGGTCCTGAACGTGGCCGTCCACAATACCGACGACCACCTGAAGAACGTCGGCTTCGTGAAGGACGAGGGCGCGCAGACCTACCGGCTGTCGCCCCTGTTCGACGTGGTCACGCAGGAAGGCTCCGCCAGGCACTACCTGCACATCGGCGCGGCCGGCCGCGAAAGCTCATTCCAGAACTGCCTGAGCGAGTACCGGCGCTTCGGCCTGCGCTCGGAAGCCGTCGCGCGCGCCATCCTGGAGCACGTGCGCGAGGTGGTGGCGCAGCGCCAGCGCTATTACGGCATGGCAGGCATGACGGCTCAGGAAATCGGGTATGTGGAAGCGTCCTTGATGGCCTGGCGCCACGCCGCATGA
- a CDS encoding DUF2946 family protein: MHASAHARRRWVALVAMALFVFQALIASSALAASGIGTGQAGVTTIVCTASGPRVVTLDADGQKQGAQQQHSGALPHCCSAGCAMLSDALPPAIILLAWLLPAAAPAVHPPAAEPHIASALTRLPQRSRAPPPSA, from the coding sequence ATGCACGCATCTGCCCATGCCCGTAGACGTTGGGTCGCGCTGGTCGCGATGGCCCTGTTCGTCTTCCAGGCGCTAATCGCGTCTTCGGCGCTCGCGGCCTCGGGCATCGGAACGGGCCAGGCAGGCGTCACCACCATCGTCTGCACGGCCAGCGGCCCGCGCGTGGTGACGCTGGATGCCGATGGGCAAAAGCAGGGTGCGCAGCAGCAGCACAGCGGCGCTTTGCCGCACTGCTGCAGCGCGGGCTGCGCCATGCTGAGCGACGCGCTGCCGCCCGCAATCATCCTGCTGGCCTGGCTCCTGCCAGCCGCAGCCCCCGCAGTCCATCCCCCGGCCGCCGAACCCCACATTGCAAGCGCCTTGACCCGGCTGCCGCAACGGTCGCGCGCGCCGCCGCCATCCGCCTGA